The Thalassophryne amazonica chromosome 13, fThaAma1.1, whole genome shotgun sequence genome window below encodes:
- the wnt8b gene encoding protein Wnt-8b isoform X1, which produces MFMHFEVFYYIFILLAHMRSCCCWSVNNFLMTGPKAYLIYSSSVAAGAQSGIEECKYQFAWDRWNCPERALQLSTHSSLRSANRETAFVHAISSAGVMYTLTRNCSLGDFDNCGCDDSRNGQRGMTSGHGWLWGGCSDNVGFGEAISKQFVDALETGQDARAAMNLHNNEAGRKAVKGTMQKTCKCHGVSGSCTTQTCWLQLPEFREVGNYLKEKYYRALKVDLLRGAGNSAAIRGAITETFSSISRKELVHLEDSPDYCLENRTLGLPGTEGRECLKRGKNLSKWEKRSCKRLCGECGLAVEERKSEMVSSCNCKFHWCCAVKCEQCRKTVTKYFCVKKGGQRGKNESASSRRKNLRLRKMH; this is translated from the exons ATGTTCATGCACTTCGaggttttttattatatttttattcttctggcTCACATGAGGTCTTGCTGTTGCTG GTCAGTGAATAATTTCCTGATGACTGGACCAAAG GCGTACCTGATCTATTCCAGCAGCGTAGCAGCAGGAGCCCAGAGTGGCATCGAGGAGTGCAAATACCAATTTGCATGGGATCGCTGGAACTGCCCAGAGAGAGCCTTGCAGCTGTCCACGCACAGCAGTCTGCGCAGCG CCAATCGGGAGACAGCATTTGTCCATGCTATCAGCTCAGCTGGAGTCATGTACACGCTAACCAGGAACTGTAGCCTTGGAGACTTTGACAACTGTGGTTGTGACGACAGCAGAAATGGACAGCGGGGTATGACAA GTGGCCATGGTTGGCTGTGGGGCGGTTGCAGTGACAATGTCGGCTTTGGCGAGGCCATCTCCAAACAGTTTGTTGATGCCTTGGAAACTGGGCAGGATGCACGGGCAGCTATGAATCTCCACAATAACGAGGCTGGGCGAAAG GCTGTGAAGGGGACAATGCAGAAGACGTGTAAATGCCATGGTGTGTCAGGGAGCTGTACCACTCAGACCTGTTGGCTCCAGCTGCCAGAGTTTAGGGAGGTGGGCAACTACCTGAAAGAGAAATACTACAGGGCACTGAAGGTGGATCTCCTCCGAGGAGCAGGGAACAGTGCTGCCATCCGGGGAGCCATCACCGAGACCTTTAGTTCAATCTCCCGCAAAGAGCTGGTCCACCTTGAAGATTCTCCTGATTACTGTCTGGAGAACCGTACTCTAGGTTTGCCAGGAACAGAGGGCCGCGAGTGCCTCAAGAGAGGCAAGAACCTGAGCAAATGGGAGAAACGAAGCTGCAAGAGGCTGTGCGGAGAGTGCGGACTGGCCGTGGAGGAGCGCAAGTCTGAGATGGTGTCAAGCTGCAACTGTAAGTTCCACTGGTGCTGCGCTGTGAAGTGCGAGCAGTGCAGAAAGACAGTGACCAAGTACTTCTGTGTGAAGAAAGGAGGCCAGAGGGGAAAGAACGAGAGTGCCAGCAGCCGTCGGAAGAACCTCAGACTGAGGAAGATGCACTGA
- the wnt8b gene encoding protein Wnt-8b isoform X2: MFMHFEVFYYIFILLAHMRSCCCWSVNNFLMTGPKAYLIYSSSVAAGAQSGIEECKYQFAWDRWNCPERALQLSTHSSLRSANRETAFVHAISSAGVMYTLTRNCSLGDFDNCGCDDSRNGQRGGHGWLWGGCSDNVGFGEAISKQFVDALETGQDARAAMNLHNNEAGRKAVKGTMQKTCKCHGVSGSCTTQTCWLQLPEFREVGNYLKEKYYRALKVDLLRGAGNSAAIRGAITETFSSISRKELVHLEDSPDYCLENRTLGLPGTEGRECLKRGKNLSKWEKRSCKRLCGECGLAVEERKSEMVSSCNCKFHWCCAVKCEQCRKTVTKYFCVKKGGQRGKNESASSRRKNLRLRKMH, encoded by the exons ATGTTCATGCACTTCGaggttttttattatatttttattcttctggcTCACATGAGGTCTTGCTGTTGCTG GTCAGTGAATAATTTCCTGATGACTGGACCAAAG GCGTACCTGATCTATTCCAGCAGCGTAGCAGCAGGAGCCCAGAGTGGCATCGAGGAGTGCAAATACCAATTTGCATGGGATCGCTGGAACTGCCCAGAGAGAGCCTTGCAGCTGTCCACGCACAGCAGTCTGCGCAGCG CCAATCGGGAGACAGCATTTGTCCATGCTATCAGCTCAGCTGGAGTCATGTACACGCTAACCAGGAACTGTAGCCTTGGAGACTTTGACAACTGTGGTTGTGACGACAGCAGAAATGGACAGCGGG GTGGCCATGGTTGGCTGTGGGGCGGTTGCAGTGACAATGTCGGCTTTGGCGAGGCCATCTCCAAACAGTTTGTTGATGCCTTGGAAACTGGGCAGGATGCACGGGCAGCTATGAATCTCCACAATAACGAGGCTGGGCGAAAG GCTGTGAAGGGGACAATGCAGAAGACGTGTAAATGCCATGGTGTGTCAGGGAGCTGTACCACTCAGACCTGTTGGCTCCAGCTGCCAGAGTTTAGGGAGGTGGGCAACTACCTGAAAGAGAAATACTACAGGGCACTGAAGGTGGATCTCCTCCGAGGAGCAGGGAACAGTGCTGCCATCCGGGGAGCCATCACCGAGACCTTTAGTTCAATCTCCCGCAAAGAGCTGGTCCACCTTGAAGATTCTCCTGATTACTGTCTGGAGAACCGTACTCTAGGTTTGCCAGGAACAGAGGGCCGCGAGTGCCTCAAGAGAGGCAAGAACCTGAGCAAATGGGAGAAACGAAGCTGCAAGAGGCTGTGCGGAGAGTGCGGACTGGCCGTGGAGGAGCGCAAGTCTGAGATGGTGTCAAGCTGCAACTGTAAGTTCCACTGGTGCTGCGCTGTGAAGTGCGAGCAGTGCAGAAAGACAGTGACCAAGTACTTCTGTGTGAAGAAAGGAGGCCAGAGGGGAAAGAACGAGAGTGCCAGCAGCCGTCGGAAGAACCTCAGACTGAGGAAGATGCACTGA